The following proteins are encoded in a genomic region of Flavobacteriales bacterium:
- a CDS encoding rhodanese-like domain-containing protein has product MIKTIKSLFGLEPSPDFYSFFKNGAVILDVRSLAEFENNHIKGAVNMPLSTVSKKMSQLKKDKVIITCCASGARSASAKNILKMNGFTEVYNGGSWRSLQKKINTK; this is encoded by the coding sequence ATGATAAAAACCATCAAATCTCTTTTCGGACTAGAACCATCTCCAGACTTTTACTCCTTTTTCAAAAATGGCGCAGTAATACTTGATGTACGTAGTCTAGCTGAATTTGAAAACAATCACATTAAAGGTGCTGTCAATATGCCCCTAAGTACAGTTAGTAAAAAGATGAGTCAACTAAAAAAAGATAAGGTTATTATCACTTGCTGTGCTTCAGGAGCAAGGAGCGCATCGGCAAAAAACATTCTCAAAATGAACGGTTTTACCGAAGTCTATAATGGCGGTAGTTGGAGAAGTTTACAGAAAAAAATAAATACTAAATAA
- the clpX gene encoding ATP-dependent Clp protease ATP-binding subunit ClpX produces the protein MSEEKNINCSFCGRDKQDTNVLIAGINSHICDSCIEQAVGIVHSEKEGKDQQILADQMNLLKPVDIKSHLDKYVIGQDNAKKILSVAVYNHYKRLVQPPSTDEEEIEIEKSNIIMVGQTGTGKTLLARTIAKVLNVPFCIADATVLTEAGYVGEDVEAILSRLLQAADYDVKAAQRGIVFIDEVDKIARKSDNPSITRDVSGEGVQQAMLKLLEGAVVQVPPQGGRKHPEQKMVSIDTRNILFVCGGAFDGIDRVIGKRLSTQAIGYATDKKEKVDKDNLLQYISPQDLKGFGLIPELIGRLPVLTHLKPLDKNALRQILTEPKNSLTKQYVKLFEMDGIALTIDDDVLDYIVDKAIDFKLGARGLRSICETIMIDAMFDGPSDSEKKEFKLTLEYAQNKIENSTLQKLKVA, from the coding sequence ATGTCAGAAGAGAAAAATATTAACTGCTCATTTTGTGGTAGAGACAAGCAAGATACTAACGTATTAATTGCTGGTATAAACTCACACATCTGTGATAGTTGTATTGAACAAGCAGTAGGAATTGTACATTCCGAAAAGGAAGGTAAAGACCAGCAAATTCTTGCTGATCAGATGAATTTACTCAAGCCTGTTGATATAAAATCTCATCTAGACAAATACGTTATCGGTCAGGATAACGCCAAAAAGATTCTTTCCGTAGCAGTGTATAACCACTACAAAAGACTCGTTCAGCCACCATCTACTGACGAAGAAGAAATAGAAATTGAAAAATCCAACATCATTATGGTTGGACAAACAGGTACTGGTAAAACACTATTGGCACGAACTATTGCTAAAGTGTTGAACGTACCTTTCTGTATTGCCGATGCTACCGTTCTTACTGAAGCGGGTTACGTTGGTGAAGATGTAGAAGCTATACTTTCTCGATTGTTACAAGCTGCCGACTACGATGTCAAAGCTGCCCAAAGAGGTATCGTATTTATCGATGAGGTAGATAAAATAGCACGTAAAAGCGATAACCCTTCTATTACTAGAGATGTTTCTGGAGAAGGTGTTCAACAAGCGATGCTCAAATTGTTGGAAGGGGCAGTAGTTCAAGTTCCACCTCAAGGCGGTAGAAAACACCCCGAACAAAAAATGGTTTCCATCGATACAAGAAATATTCTATTTGTATGTGGTGGTGCTTTTGATGGAATTGACAGAGTTATCGGCAAGCGTTTGAGTACTCAAGCGATAGGTTATGCTACCGACAAAAAAGAGAAAGTAGATAAAGACAACCTATTGCAATACATAAGCCCACAAGACTTGAAAGGCTTTGGTCTTATCCCTGAGCTTATTGGAAGGCTTCCCGTTTTGACACACCTCAAACCCTTAGACAAAAACGCTTTGCGTCAAATACTTACCGAACCCAAAAATTCTCTCACTAAGCAATACGTCAAGTTATTTGAAATGGATGGTATTGCTTTGACTATTGATGATGATGTGCTAGACTATATCGTTGATAAAGCCATAGACTTTAAATTGGGTGCTCGTGGCTTACGTTCTATCTGTGAAACTATCATGATAGACGCTATGTTTGATGGTCCTTCAGATTCAGAAAAGAAAGAGTTCAAGCTTACCCTTGAATATGCTCAAAATAAGATAGAGAATTCTACCCTCCAAAAGCTAAAAGTAGCTTAG
- the tig gene encoding trigger factor, with amino-acid sequence MNITQEKIDDLNAKLKVEVSAEDYQSKVEEVIVNYRKTASIPGFRKGKVPMGQVKKMIGKSVLVDEVNKLLQEAIYKHITENKVEVLGNPLPLTSEVDWDNATDFTFEYEMGLAPEFKVTLDKKGKFDFLKIVADKKMVDHYVTDMAKRYGKMTQPEKAEKTDLMMGEFTQLDAEGHVLEGGINHTASVALDIIQDKKAQKALVGLAQDDEVKVHINKDFSNDAHHMLNIKKEELETLDADFNFKVNKISRMEPAELNQELFDKTFGKDTVKSEKEFRAKIKEEVEKSFVSESDNKLKNDVILHLIKKSKLSLPDTFLKKWLVATNEQGLTEEQVETEYEQYSKSLQWQLIENKIIKEHDLEVKNEDVLAHAKELIVSNFAQYGQPAPEDKKLEEIALQVLGNEEERKKIYNQLYDVKTMALYKEKFTLKDKEVTYDEFVKLATEK; translated from the coding sequence ATGAATATTACGCAAGAGAAAATTGACGATTTAAATGCCAAGCTCAAAGTAGAAGTATCTGCCGAAGACTACCAAAGCAAGGTAGAAGAGGTTATAGTAAACTACAGAAAGACCGCCAGTATTCCGGGTTTCCGTAAAGGTAAAGTGCCTATGGGACAGGTTAAAAAAATGATTGGTAAATCCGTTTTGGTAGATGAGGTAAACAAGTTACTTCAAGAGGCTATATACAAGCATATTACCGAAAACAAAGTGGAGGTTTTGGGCAACCCTTTGCCACTAACCAGCGAAGTGGATTGGGACAACGCTACCGATTTTACGTTTGAATACGAGATGGGTTTAGCTCCAGAATTTAAAGTTACTCTTGATAAAAAAGGCAAATTTGACTTTTTGAAAATTGTTGCCGATAAGAAAATGGTTGACCATTATGTAACGGATATGGCCAAGCGTTATGGTAAAATGACACAGCCCGAAAAAGCTGAAAAAACAGATTTAATGATGGGTGAGTTCACTCAATTAGATGCTGAAGGTCATGTCCTTGAGGGTGGTATTAATCATACGGCTTCGGTAGCTTTGGATATCATTCAAGATAAAAAAGCCCAAAAAGCCTTAGTCGGATTAGCACAAGACGATGAGGTGAAAGTACATATCAACAAAGACTTTTCCAACGATGCGCACCATATGCTCAACATCAAAAAAGAAGAATTAGAAACTTTAGATGCCGATTTTAATTTTAAGGTCAATAAGATTAGCCGCATGGAGCCAGCCGAATTGAACCAAGAATTATTTGATAAGACTTTCGGAAAAGATACGGTGAAAAGTGAAAAGGAATTCAGAGCTAAAATAAAAGAAGAAGTAGAAAAATCCTTTGTCAGTGAAAGCGATAACAAATTAAAAAATGACGTTATCCTTCACCTTATCAAAAAATCTAAACTCAGTTTGCCAGACACCTTTTTGAAAAAGTGGTTAGTTGCCACCAACGAACAAGGTTTGACAGAAGAGCAAGTAGAGACAGAATACGAGCAATACTCTAAGAGTTTGCAGTGGCAATTGATTGAGAACAAAATCATTAAAGAACACGATTTGGAGGTTAAAAATGAAGATGTTCTAGCTCATGCTAAAGAATTAATCGTATCTAATTTTGCTCAGTACGGACAACCAGCGCCTGAAGATAAAAAATTAGAAGAGATAGCCTTGCAAGTATTGGGTAACGAGGAAGAACGTAAGAAAATTTATAATCAGTTGTACGATGTAAAAACAATGGCTTTGTACAAAGAAAAGTTTACACTCAAAGATAAAGAGGTGACTTACGATGAATTTGTTAAATTAGCAACTGAAAAATAA
- the clpP gene encoding ATP-dependent Clp endopeptidase proteolytic subunit ClpP, with product MFDPSEEFRKFATKDRGISSTTLDRFQSAYANYISPTIIEERSMNVASMDVFSRLMMDRIIFLGVPINDYVANIIQAQLLFLESVDAERGIQIYLNSPGGGVYAGLGIYDTMQYISPDVATICTGMAASMGAVLLCAGATGKRTALKHSRVMIHQPLGGASGQASDIEITAREIQKLKNELYEIIASHTGKSFDEVWKDSDRDYWMTAEEAKAYGMIDEVLVKKS from the coding sequence ATGTTTGACCCCTCAGAAGAGTTTAGAAAGTTTGCCACCAAAGACCGTGGTATCAGTAGTACAACATTAGACCGTTTTCAGTCGGCTTATGCCAACTACATTTCGCCAACCATTATTGAAGAACGTTCAATGAATGTGGCTTCTATGGATGTTTTCTCTCGTTTGATGATGGACAGGATTATCTTTTTGGGTGTTCCTATCAACGATTATGTGGCTAACATTATCCAAGCTCAACTGTTGTTTTTAGAATCGGTAGATGCTGAACGTGGTATTCAGATTTATTTGAATTCACCGGGCGGTGGAGTTTATGCCGGATTAGGTATCTACGATACTATGCAGTACATAAGCCCTGATGTGGCAACGATTTGTACAGGTATGGCGGCTTCTATGGGAGCGGTGCTATTATGTGCTGGTGCTACAGGCAAGAGAACGGCTCTAAAACACTCTAGAGTGATGATTCACCAACCTTTGGGCGGTGCTAGTGGTCAAGCCTCGGATATCGAAATTACAGCAAGAGAAATACAGAAGCTGAAAAACGAATTGTACGAAATCATTGCTAGTCATACTGGCAAATCATTCGATGAAGTATGGAAAGATAGTGATAGAGATTATTGGATGACTGCCGAAGAGGCTAAAGCCTATGGTATGATTGATGAAGTTCTCGTCAAAAAAAGTTAA